One genomic segment of Plasmodium vinckei vinckei genome assembly, chromosome: PVVCY_03 includes these proteins:
- a CDS encoding replication factor C subunit 2, putative yields MSNLPWVEKYRPKKLDDIVHQTNAISMLKEVIKTKNMPHLIFHGPPGTGKTSAINALAHELFGKENISERVLELNASDDRGINVVREKIKAYTRISISKNKINNETNEALPPWKLVVLDEADMMTEDAQSALRRIIEIYSNVTRFILICNYIHKISDPIYSRCSCYRFQGIPINIKKEKLLYICNNENINISDDALTKIIETTQGDLRRAVSVLQLCSCIDSKITVESVLDISGLPDNDIILKIVDSCKVKDFKILEKTIQDIIEDGFDVSYIFKALNEYFVMCQDINDSIKYQILMELSRHDFRLHNGATKYIQLMSFASSVHSLLNQA; encoded by the coding sequence atgagtaACTTACCATGGgtagaaaaatataggccaaaaaaattagatgACATAGTTCATCAAACAAATGCAATATCAATGTTAAAGgaagtaataaaaacaaaaaatatgccaCACTTAATATTTCATGGTCCTCCAGGGACAGGTAAAACATCAGCAATAAATGCTTTAGCACATGAATTGTTTGGTAAGGAGAATATTAGTGAACGTGTGTTAGAATTAAATGCATCAGATGATCGAGGTATTAATGTAGTTcgtgaaaaaataaaagcatATACAAGAATAAGtataagtaaaaataaaataaataatgaaacaaaTGAGGCATTACCACCATGGAAATTAGTTGTTTTAGATGAAGCAGATATGATGACAGAGGATGCTCAATCCGCTTTAAGACGGataatagaaatatattcaaaCGTTACaagatttatattaatatgtaattatattcataaaatatcaGACCCTATTTATAGTAGGTGTTCATGTTATAGATTTCAAGGAATaccaataaatataaaaaaagaaaaattattatacatatgtaataatgagaatattaatatttccGATGATGCATTAActaaaataattgaaaCAACTCAAGGAGATTTAAGAAGAGCTGTTTCTGTTTTACAATTATGTTCATGTATTGATTCAAAGATTACAGTAGAATCTGTTTTAGATATATCTGGTTTACCTGATaatgatattatattaaaaattgtagaTTCATGTAAAGTAAAagattttaaaattttggaAAAAACAATTCAAGATATAATTGAAGATGGTTTTGAtgtatcatatatttttaaagcattaaatgaatattttgttatGTGTCAAGACATTAATGattcaataaaatatcaaatattAATGGAATTATCTCGACACGATTTTCGTTTACATAACGGTGCTACCAAATATATTCAGCTCATGAGTTTTGCTTCCTCTGTGCACTCACTACTCAACCAAGCATAA
- a CDS encoding apicoplast RNA methyltransferase precursor, putative, with translation MQKKYAKHFILLFFLTPKKFIIKNDHTINRINLDRVPTSTNKKKYKLINLYNDKKYNISTNIKRNTFLDIQNQNDVDYIYGLNSVYSVLKKNERKIDKAIINKTIKRNKKIHKETYDYILNTIKEKNIPTIYMSKNEMDELVGGFPHNDIIIEAPYRYMKNYKHFINSQKKTNNNIYICLHNVYDNMNVGNICRSILFFGGDSIFLKRKRKKGENKNSIKIDTPILHSSVGSSEYLNFFHVNNMENFISSLKEKGFTILSTSIPKNNTQINNFVELKNVKINKNEKVMVILGNESKGLSEDIIKNSDNCIYINNLFDEQNLHPYLKNTNDNLIVNSLNVNNACSIILHHLHASMV, from the exons ATGCAAAAGAAATATGCCAAACATTTTATACTCCTATTTTTCCTGACTcctaaaaaatttattataaaaaatgatcatACTATAAATCGAATTAATCTTGATAGAGTACCTACCTCtacaaacaaaaaaaaatacaaattaatCAACTTATATaatgacaaaaaatataatatatcaacaaatataaaaagaaacaCTTTTTTAGATATACAAAATCAAAATGATGTTGATTACATATATGGCTTGAATTCTGTATATTCagtacttaaaaaaaatgaaagaaaaatcGATAAAGCTATA ATCAACAAAACCATCAAAAGAAATAAGAAGATCCACAAAGAGACCTATGATTATATTctaaatacaataaaagaaaaaaatataccaactatatatatgagcAAAAATGAAATGGATGAACTAGTAGGCGGATTTCCCCACAATGACATTATAATTGAAGCACCATATagatatatgaaaaattataagcattttataaatagtcaaaaaaaaacaaataataatatatatatttgcttACATAATGTTTATGATAATATGAATGTTGGAAATATCTGTAggtctattttattttttggaggggattctatatttttaaaacgaaaaagaaaaaaaggtgaaaataaaaattctatCAAAATAGATACACCTATTCTACATTCAAGTGTTGGATCCTCAgaatatttgaatttttttcatgtaaataatatg gaaaactttatttcatcattaaaagaaaaaggatTTACCATACTGTCTACAA GCATCCCGAAGAATAACACacaaataaacaattttgtagaacttaaaaatgtaaaaataaataaaaatgaaaaagtgATGGTAATACTGGGTAATGAAAGCAAAGGGCTTAGTGaagatattataaaaaattcagACAAttgcatttatataaataatttatttgatgaACAAAACCTTCATCcctatttaaaaaatacaaatgataatttaattgTTAATAGTCTTAATGTAAATAATGCATGCTCTATCATTCTACACCATCTCCATGCCAGCATGGTATAA